CTTTTGTCTTTCCCCCAATAATCCTCTGGAGCTGGCTCAAAGGGTATTTTCTGATAGGAGGACTCGCCTGGGCTGGTCTCCTCCTCACCCACAACCTTTCAGTCCTCCTTTCTATTCCACTGCTTTTCCTCTGGGGGCTGGCATTAATCTCAGCTGGCAGGCTTTCTCTGAAGGGTTTCGTTAAACTTTCTCTGTCCCTGACCTTAGGGACTGGCCTGGCCGCTTTTTACTGGCTCCCCGCCCTGAAGGAAATGAAGTTCGTTTTTATCGGAGTGGCAGGGGTAAGCAGAGGCTATGAGAAGCACTTTCTGGATTGGGGGACGCTTCTTGGCCCCCATTTCTTCTATCCTTACACTCCGGCCGGCACTGTGGCCCTGCATCCCATTCCCTTTGTCTTCCTACTTTTAGCTTTGGGCGGTGCTGTGTTTCTAATTCGGGAGAGAAAAAGGGAATGGCCTTTTACAGCCGCTCTCATCCTCACTTTGGCCCTCAGCATCTTTATGCGGTGGGATGGCTCCCTCCCACTCTGGCGCACTCTGGAAAGATGGCTTGATGCCCTGCAGTATCCCTGGCGTTTTATGCTCCTCACAGCCATTTCTTCTGCTCTGCTGGGAGGAGGAACTGCCTTCTTCCTGATGGACTTGCAAAAAAGAAGCGGTTTACCTTGTCCCATCTGGACTTTACCCATTCTGCTGGCGATTCCGGTGTCCCTCTGGAATCTTCCCCTAAAACCTATGCCTCTGACCCCTTCTGACCTCAAAGCCTTTTCCATGTGGGAGACTGATTTCAATAACCGGCAGATCGGGGCCACATGGACGGCTGAGTTCGTCCCGGTCACGGTTAAAGCTGATCGCACAGCCGTCCCGATTCCCCGCCTTCCAGGGGAACCCAAATACGAACCCCTTAAAGTTATCCCTAAGCTCATCCCCGGCCCTCAGCGTCCCCTGGACTCCCGCTGGGAAGTGGAGACACCGGAGGCCATCCGCCTCGTGTGGCATCAATTCTATTTTCCTGGCTGGAAGGTGCTACTGGACGACCGGGAAATCCCGGTAGAACCTGTAGGACCTCTGGGTCTTCTTTCGTGGGAAATCCCCGCAGGGAAGCACACGCTCAGGATAGTTTTCAGCGATACTCCCCTGCGCCGGTGGGCCTTTTACTTGAGCCTGTTTTCTTTCCTCGTAATCCTTCTGTGGGTTTACCGGGAGTCGCCGGGAGCGTTGAAGGCAATTCT
This genomic interval from Anaerolineae bacterium contains the following:
- a CDS encoding 6-pyruvoyl-tetrahydropterin synthase-related protein, with the translated sequence MMKRFLWLLLVLIPCFPLAREGFFHTDDGIFHFYRFASLTRHIEAGHLYPRWFADFAFGYGHPILNFYAPLTYYLAFLIHLLVRNPVIAMKVLIVLSFVASAWGIYLLGRELWGEEAAFLASVLYALFPYHLADVYTRGAIPEALAFVFPPIILWSWLKGYFLIGGLAWAGLLLTHNLSVLLSIPLLFLWGLALISAGRLSLKGFVKLSLSLTLGTGLAAFYWLPALKEMKFVFIGVAGVSRGYEKHFLDWGTLLGPHFFYPYTPAGTVALHPIPFVFLLLALGGAVFLIRERKREWPFTAALILTLALSIFMRWDGSLPLWRTLERWLDALQYPWRFMLLTAISSALLGGGTAFFLMDLQKRSGLPCPIWTLPILLAIPVSLWNLPLKPMPLTPSDLKAFSMWETDFNNRQIGATWTAEFVPVTVKADRTAVPIPRLPGEPKYEPLKVIPKLIPGPQRPLDSRWEVETPEAIRLVWHQFYFPGWKVLLDDREIPVEPVGPLGLLSWEIPAGKHTLRIVFSDTPLRRWAFYLSLFSFLVILLWVYRESPGALKAILTGGGLLFLALGLYLYPFNPPASPSAVSYNLEGKALLVGFSAPDLISPGSQVEVTLYWLCLESVDENFKVFVHIFDPATGRIVAQHDGDPVGGFTPTTRWLPGEIIVDNHPVLVPVDARPGRYALGAGLYRFPEVRNLQVLGGLFPDNRILLKEIKLEKR